A genomic segment from Bradyrhizobium diazoefficiens USDA 110 encodes:
- a CDS encoding carbonic anhydrase has product MCENCGSVRGAHIRPSRRSLIHFTVSAIGLAFAGTAFAKEAKAPPKPQNVLAPDAALKRLMEGNARYVEGVSRRHDFKHEREALAGGQNPFAAVLSCADSRIAPEYAFDTGRGDLFVCRVAGNFAGTETIASMEYAVAVLGAPLILVLGHDSCGAVDATLKAIKDNTSPPGHIPSLIDAIAPAAKAAMQQGGDVLDKATRQNVIDNVAKLKSAAPILNAAVEQGKLKVMGGIYRLTTGTVDLIAQG; this is encoded by the coding sequence ATGTGCGAGAATTGCGGAAGTGTTCGCGGCGCCCACATCCGCCCTTCGCGGAGGTCGCTCATCCACTTCACCGTCTCCGCGATCGGCCTGGCCTTCGCCGGCACAGCCTTCGCCAAGGAGGCCAAGGCGCCGCCCAAGCCGCAAAACGTGCTGGCGCCCGATGCGGCGTTGAAGCGGCTGATGGAGGGCAATGCGCGTTATGTCGAAGGCGTGTCGCGGCGGCACGATTTCAAGCATGAGCGCGAGGCGCTGGCCGGCGGCCAGAACCCGTTCGCGGCCGTGCTGAGCTGCGCCGACTCGCGCATCGCGCCTGAATATGCCTTCGACACCGGCCGCGGCGACCTGTTCGTCTGCCGCGTCGCCGGAAATTTTGCCGGCACCGAGACCATCGCCAGCATGGAATATGCCGTTGCCGTGCTCGGCGCGCCGCTGATCCTCGTGCTCGGCCATGACAGCTGCGGCGCGGTCGATGCGACGCTGAAGGCGATCAAGGACAACACCTCGCCGCCCGGCCACATCCCCTCGCTGATCGATGCGATCGCGCCCGCCGCCAAGGCTGCGATGCAGCAGGGCGGGGACGTGCTCGACAAGGCGACCCGGCAGAACGTGATCGACAACGTCGCCAAGCTGAAGTCGGCCGCACCGATCCTCAATGCGGCCGTGGAGCAGGGCAAGCTGAAGGTGATGGGTGGCATCTATCGGCTCACGACGGGAACGGTCGATCTGATCGCACAAGGCTGA
- a CDS encoding DUF2846 domain-containing protein gives MSKKIGPPRAGQSRVVFLQDKRNGLSMAFCACEVKLDGAPMGKVLAGKYAYADRPAGRHDVLVTELMFPGDTKREIVMESGRTHFYLIKSSARHDAATGGAVLGGLAGLAVVSVATAGESNPGPAELVALDEATARTKLAELQAVE, from the coding sequence GTGTCAAAGAAGATCGGACCTCCGCGCGCGGGGCAGTCGCGCGTGGTGTTCCTGCAGGACAAGCGCAACGGCCTCAGCATGGCGTTTTGCGCCTGCGAGGTGAAGCTCGACGGTGCGCCGATGGGTAAGGTGCTCGCCGGCAAATATGCCTACGCCGATCGTCCGGCCGGCCGTCACGACGTGCTGGTGACCGAGCTGATGTTTCCCGGCGACACCAAGCGCGAGATCGTGATGGAATCCGGCCGAACGCACTTCTACCTCATCAAGAGCAGTGCCAGGCACGATGCCGCCACGGGCGGGGCGGTGCTTGGCGGGCTGGCCGGGCTTGCGGTGGTTTCCGTCGCGACGGCCGGCGAGTCCAATCCCGGGCCCGCCGAGCTCGTTGCGCTGGATGAGGCGACCGCGCGAACGAAGCTCGCTGAATTGCAAGCCGTCGAGTAA
- a CDS encoding carbonic anhydrase encodes MCDKCSENLHQSVAPSRRSMMLFAASALGVAAFGGPAVAKEAKAPPKPQNVLSPDAALKRLMDGNSRYVSGVSRRHDFAHEREALVGGQNPYAAVLSCADSRIAPEYAFDSGRGDLFVCRVAGNFAGDETVASMEYTVAVLGTPLILVLGHDNCGAVDATIKSLKDDKPLPGHIPSLVSAIAPAVKTAAQQSGNALDNAIRQNVIDNVAKLKSAAPILNAAVEQGKLKVVGGIYRLSTGTVELLAQG; translated from the coding sequence ATGTGTGACAAATGCTCCGAAAATCTGCATCAATCGGTTGCTCCCTCCCGACGCTCGATGATGCTTTTCGCCGCCTCCGCGCTCGGGGTGGCAGCGTTTGGCGGGCCTGCGGTGGCCAAGGAGGCGAAAGCGCCGCCGAAACCTCAGAACGTGCTGTCGCCCGATGCGGCGCTCAAACGGCTGATGGACGGCAATTCGCGCTACGTATCGGGTGTGTCGCGCCGTCACGACTTCGCGCACGAGCGCGAGGCATTGGTCGGCGGTCAGAATCCCTACGCTGCCGTTCTGAGCTGCGCCGATTCGCGGATCGCGCCTGAATATGCCTTCGACAGCGGACGCGGAGACCTGTTCGTGTGCCGCGTCGCCGGAAATTTTGCCGGCGATGAGACCGTTGCGAGCATGGAGTACACCGTCGCCGTGCTCGGCACGCCCCTGATCCTGGTGCTCGGCCACGACAATTGCGGCGCCGTCGACGCGACGATCAAGTCGCTCAAGGACGACAAGCCGCTGCCGGGACATATCCCTTCGCTGGTCTCCGCGATCGCACCGGCGGTGAAGACCGCTGCTCAGCAGAGCGGGAATGCGCTCGACAATGCCATCCGTCAGAATGTCATCGACAACGTGGCCAAGCTGAAATCGGCTGCGCCGATCCTCAATGCGGCAGTCGAGCAGGGCAAGCTCAAGGTGGTCGGCGGCATCTATCGGCTGAGCACAGGGACCGTCGAATTGCTGGCCCAAGGCTGA
- the dnaE gene encoding DNA polymerase III subunit alpha, producing the protein MPSAGFVHLHVHSAYSLLKGSIKIGKLAELAKKDHQPALALTDTDNLFGALEFSDKMAGSGIQPIVGCELAIDFGDQDPTARNAIGPSRVVLLAAQERGYRSLMRLNSRAFLETPDSHAPFIKFDWFDGETEGLIALTGGPDGPISLALAGGMAELAATRCERLATLFGDRLYIELQRHNIDKERRVESGLIDIAYAKGLPLVATNEPYFAATDDYEAHDALLCIAGGRLIAESDRVQLTPDHRFKTRAEMAVLFADIPEALASTVEIAERCSFRPMTRKPILPFFTVGAAASSDAAAVEAAELKRQAEEGLANRLRVHGLSQGTTEEDYSKRLAFELDVIMRMKYAGYFLIVSDFIKWAKSQGIPVGPGRGSGAGSLVAWALTITDLDPIKFGLLFERFLNPERVSMPDFDIDFCQDRRGEVIQYVQQRYGRDQVAQIITFGTLQARGVLRDVGRVLQMPYGQVDKLTKLVPQNPAAPVTLAAAIESEPKLQAFRDEDPVVARAFDIAQRLEGLTRHASTHAAGIVIGDRPLSELVPLYRDPKSDMPVTQFNMKWVEPAGLVKFDFLGLKTLTVLDVACKLLKPRDIHVDLATLPIDDAESYQMLARGEVVGVFQVESQGMRRALVDMRPDRFEDIIALVALYRPGPMANIPTYCSRKHGDEEPEYLHPVLEPILKETFGVIIYQEQVMQIAQVMSGYSLGDADLLRRAMGKKIRAEMDKQRDIFVAGAVKNGVPKGQAETIFELLAKFADYGFNKSHAAAYALVSYHTAYMKAHYPVEFIAASMTLDLNNTDKLSEFRSEAQRLGIKVEPPNINRSGATFEVGEKTIYYALAALKGVGIQAIDQIIEERTKNGLFTSLADFAARVNPRAINKRIIESLAAAGAFDTLEPNRARVFAGADAILAACQRAHEAATIGQNDMFGMSADAPTIMLPQIEAWLPAERLRREYDAIGFFLSGHPLDDYATVLKRLRVQSWAEFSRAVKTGATAGKVAATVVSRMERRTKTGNKMGIMGLSDPTGHFEAVLFSEGLAQYRDVLEPGAAVLLQLGAELQGEDVRARVLHAEPLDDAAAKTQKGLRIFLRDTKALESIAKRLAGPEMASSNGAAPKVGSPGIAPRSNGDGEVLLVMMLDLETEVEMKLPGRFKVSPQIAGAIKAVAGVVDVQQL; encoded by the coding sequence ATGCCGAGCGCCGGATTTGTCCACCTTCACGTTCACTCGGCCTATTCGCTGCTCAAGGGCTCGATCAAGATCGGCAAGCTCGCCGAGCTCGCCAAGAAGGACCATCAGCCGGCCCTGGCGCTGACCGACACCGACAATCTGTTCGGTGCGCTGGAGTTCTCCGACAAGATGGCGGGCTCCGGCATCCAGCCGATCGTCGGCTGCGAGCTCGCGATCGACTTCGGCGACCAGGATCCGACCGCGCGCAACGCCATTGGCCCCTCGCGCGTGGTGCTGCTGGCGGCGCAGGAGCGCGGCTATCGCAGCCTGATGCGGCTGAATTCGCGGGCGTTCCTGGAGACGCCCGACAGCCATGCCCCGTTCATCAAGTTCGACTGGTTCGACGGCGAGACCGAGGGGCTGATTGCGCTCACCGGCGGCCCTGACGGGCCGATCTCGCTGGCGCTTGCCGGCGGTATGGCCGAACTCGCGGCGACGCGCTGCGAGCGTCTCGCCACGCTGTTCGGCGACCGGCTCTACATCGAGTTGCAGCGACACAACATCGACAAGGAGCGGCGCGTCGAAAGCGGCCTGATCGACATCGCCTATGCCAAGGGGCTGCCGCTGGTTGCGACCAACGAGCCATATTTCGCGGCGACCGACGATTACGAGGCGCACGATGCGCTTTTGTGTATCGCCGGCGGCCGGCTGATCGCCGAGAGCGATCGCGTGCAGCTCACGCCGGATCATCGCTTCAAGACCCGCGCCGAGATGGCGGTGCTGTTCGCCGACATTCCGGAGGCGCTGGCCTCGACGGTCGAGATCGCCGAGCGCTGCTCGTTCCGCCCGATGACGCGCAAGCCGATCCTGCCGTTCTTCACGGTCGGCGCCGCCGCAAGCTCCGATGCCGCTGCGGTCGAGGCCGCCGAGTTGAAGCGGCAGGCGGAGGAGGGGCTCGCCAACCGCCTGCGCGTGCACGGCCTGTCGCAGGGCACCACGGAAGAGGACTACAGCAAGCGCCTGGCGTTCGAGCTCGACGTCATCATGCGCATGAAGTACGCGGGCTACTTCCTGATCGTGTCCGACTTCATCAAATGGGCGAAGTCGCAAGGCATTCCGGTCGGGCCGGGCCGCGGCTCCGGCGCGGGCTCGCTGGTCGCCTGGGCCCTGACCATCACCGATCTCGACCCGATCAAGTTCGGCCTGCTGTTCGAGCGCTTCCTCAACCCGGAACGCGTCTCGATGCCGGACTTCGACATCGACTTCTGCCAGGACCGCCGCGGCGAGGTGATCCAGTACGTGCAGCAGCGCTACGGCCGCGACCAGGTCGCGCAGATCATCACCTTCGGTACGCTGCAGGCGCGCGGCGTGCTGCGCGACGTCGGCCGCGTGCTGCAAATGCCTTACGGCCAGGTCGACAAGCTGACGAAACTGGTGCCGCAGAATCCGGCCGCGCCGGTGACGCTGGCCGCCGCGATCGAGAGCGAGCCGAAGCTCCAGGCGTTCCGCGACGAGGATCCGGTGGTGGCGCGCGCCTTCGACATCGCCCAGCGTCTCGAAGGCCTGACGCGCCACGCCTCGACGCATGCCGCCGGCATCGTGATCGGCGATCGCCCCCTGAGCGAGCTCGTGCCGCTCTACCGCGATCCCAAATCCGACATGCCGGTGACCCAGTTCAACATGAAATGGGTCGAGCCGGCGGGCCTCGTCAAGTTCGACTTCCTCGGCCTGAAGACGCTGACCGTGCTCGACGTCGCGTGCAAGCTGCTCAAGCCGCGCGACATCCATGTCGATCTCGCGACGCTGCCGATCGACGATGCCGAAAGCTACCAGATGCTGGCGCGCGGCGAGGTGGTCGGCGTGTTCCAGGTTGAAAGCCAGGGCATGCGGCGCGCGTTGGTCGACATGCGGCCCGACCGTTTCGAGGACATCATCGCGCTGGTGGCGCTCTACCGCCCCGGCCCGATGGCGAACATCCCGACCTATTGCTCGCGCAAGCACGGCGACGAGGAGCCGGAATATCTGCATCCCGTGCTGGAGCCGATCCTGAAGGAGACCTTCGGCGTCATCATCTACCAGGAACAGGTGATGCAGATCGCGCAGGTGATGTCGGGCTATTCGCTCGGCGACGCCGACCTGCTGCGCCGCGCCATGGGCAAGAAGATCCGCGCCGAGATGGACAAGCAGCGCGACATCTTCGTCGCCGGCGCGGTGAAGAACGGCGTGCCGAAGGGGCAGGCCGAGACCATCTTCGAGCTGCTGGCGAAGTTCGCCGACTACGGCTTCAACAAGAGCCACGCGGCGGCTTACGCGCTGGTGTCCTACCACACCGCCTACATGAAGGCGCATTATCCGGTGGAGTTCATCGCAGCGTCGATGACGCTCGATCTCAACAACACCGACAAGCTCTCCGAATTCCGCTCCGAGGCGCAGCGCCTCGGCATCAAGGTCGAGCCGCCGAACATCAACCGGTCGGGTGCGACCTTCGAGGTCGGAGAGAAGACCATCTACTACGCGCTCGCCGCGCTCAAGGGCGTCGGCATCCAGGCGATCGACCAGATCATCGAGGAGCGCACCAAGAACGGGCTGTTCACCTCGCTCGCCGACTTCGCCGCGCGGGTCAATCCGCGTGCGATCAACAAGCGCATCATCGAGAGTCTCGCCGCCGCCGGCGCCTTCGACACGCTGGAGCCGAACCGCGCGCGCGTCTTCGCCGGCGCGGACGCGATCCTCGCCGCCTGCCAGCGCGCGCATGAGGCCGCGACCATCGGCCAGAACGACATGTTCGGCATGTCGGCGGACGCGCCGACCATCATGCTGCCGCAGATCGAGGCATGGCTGCCGGCCGAGCGGCTGCGCCGCGAATACGACGCGATCGGCTTCTTCCTGTCCGGCCATCCGCTCGACGATTACGCCACCGTGCTGAAGCGCCTGCGGGTGCAGAGCTGGGCGGAATTCTCGCGCGCGGTGAAGACCGGCGCCACCGCCGGCAAGGTCGCGGCCACCGTGGTCTCGCGCATGGAACGGCGCACCAAGACCGGCAACAAGATGGGCATCATGGGGCTCTCCGATCCCACGGGCCACTTCGAGGCGGTGCTGTTCTCGGAAGGCCTTGCGCAATATCGCGACGTGCTCGAGCCGGGGGCGGCCGTGCTGCTCCAGCTTGGCGCCGAGCTCCAGGGCGAAGACGTGCGCGCCCGCGTGCTGCATGCCGAGCCGCTCGACGATGCCGCGGCCAAGACGCAGAAGGGCCTGCGCATCTTCCTGCGCGACACCAAGGCGCTGGAATCGATCGCCAAGCGTCTCGCCGGCCCCGAGATGGCGTCCTCGAACGGCGCCGCGCCAAAGGTCGGCAGCCCGGGGATTGCGCCGCGCTCCAACGGCGACGGCGAGGTCTTGCTGGTGATGATGCTCGACCTCGAGACCGAGGTGGAGATGAAGCTGCCCGGCCGCTTCAAGGTCTCGCCGCAGATCGCCGGCGCGATCAAGGCGGTCGCGGGCGTGGTGGACGTGCAGCAGCTCTGA
- a CDS encoding outer membrane protein — MKKNLLLAAVSLVALSAAAPAVAADLAARPYTKAPAMVAAIYDWSGFYIGINGGGGSAHSTWDLVGGGREGSHDATGGTVGGQIGYRWQSGQWVFGVEGQGNWADFSGDNVSALFATRNRSKIDSFGLITGQVGYAWNNVLIYVKGGAAVAGTKYEVFSTASGALLSSNDQTRWGGTVGAGLEYGFAPNWSVGVEYNHIFLQDKDVTFAGLAGTDRIRQDVDMGLVRLNYKFGGPIIGRY; from the coding sequence ATGAAGAAGAATTTGTTGCTGGCCGCTGTGAGCCTCGTCGCACTGAGCGCGGCTGCACCGGCGGTGGCTGCTGATCTCGCGGCTCGGCCGTACACCAAGGCGCCTGCGATGGTCGCCGCGATCTACGACTGGAGCGGCTTCTACATCGGCATCAACGGCGGCGGCGGTTCGGCGCACTCGACCTGGGATCTGGTCGGCGGTGGCCGTGAAGGTTCGCACGATGCGACCGGCGGCACGGTCGGTGGCCAGATCGGCTATCGCTGGCAGTCCGGCCAGTGGGTGTTCGGCGTGGAAGGCCAGGGCAACTGGGCCGACTTCTCGGGCGACAACGTCAGCGCGCTGTTCGCGACTCGCAACCGTTCGAAGATCGACTCGTTCGGTCTGATCACCGGTCAGGTCGGCTATGCCTGGAACAACGTGCTCATCTACGTCAAGGGCGGTGCGGCTGTGGCCGGCACCAAGTACGAAGTCTTCAGCACGGCCTCGGGCGCGCTGCTGTCGTCGAACGACCAGACCCGTTGGGGTGGCACGGTGGGTGCCGGCCTCGAGTACGGTTTCGCCCCGAACTGGTCGGTTGGCGTCGAGTACAACCACATCTTCCTGCAGGACAAGGACGTCACCTTCGCGGGTCTCGCGGGTACCGACCGCATCCGTCAGGACGTCGACATGGGCCTCGTCCGCCTGAACTACAAGTTCGGTGGCCCGATCATCGGCCGCTACTGA